In bacterium, the following are encoded in one genomic region:
- the fabG gene encoding 3-oxoacyl-[acyl-carrier-protein] reductase has protein sequence MSELNEKTAIVTGGARGIGRAIVQLLAEHGASIAVFDVAFPEDFDAFAEGLREKGTQIEGYTVDITSGEAVEEHCAKVASTFGSIDILVNNAGITRDKLMLRMGDDDWDLVMAVNLKGAFLMTRAVAKTMMRQRKGKIINISSVVGVMGNAGQANYAASKAGMIGLTKSSAKEFASRNINVNAIAPGYVETEMTHVLSDEQREAFLSVIPLKRGCSPEEIAHTVSFLASEKSDYITGQVINVDGGMIM, from the coding sequence ATGAGTGAATTGAACGAAAAAACCGCCATTGTCACCGGTGGAGCCCGCGGAATCGGTCGCGCCATCGTCCAGCTGCTCGCGGAACATGGTGCATCCATCGCCGTGTTCGATGTCGCATTCCCGGAGGATTTCGACGCGTTTGCGGAGGGACTGCGTGAAAAGGGGACTCAGATTGAAGGTTATACGGTTGACATCACCAGCGGTGAAGCGGTTGAAGAGCATTGCGCGAAAGTGGCCTCCACATTCGGCAGCATCGATATCCTTGTCAACAACGCCGGGATCACCCGTGACAAGCTCATGCTGCGCATGGGTGACGACGACTGGGATCTCGTCATGGCTGTCAATCTGAAAGGCGCCTTCCTCATGACGCGCGCGGTTGCGAAAACCATGATGCGCCAGCGCAAGGGCAAAATCATCAATATCTCCTCCGTCGTCGGTGTCATGGGCAATGCGGGCCAGGCGAATTATGCCGCCTCGAAGGCAGGTATGATCGGACTGACGAAGTCCAGCGCCAAGGAATTCGCAAGTCGCAACATCAATGTCAACGCAATCGCGCCCGGCTATGTGGAAACGGAAATGACGCATGTGCTGTCGGACGAGCAGCGCGAGGCCTTCCTGTCGGTCATCCCGCTCAAGCGCGGCTGTTCACCCGAGGAAATCGCGCACACCGTCAGCTTCCTCGCTTCGGAAAAATCTGATTATATTACCGGTCAAGTCATCAATGTTGATGGCGGAATGATCATGTAA
- the rnc gene encoding ribonuclease III, with protein sequence MLRIFRSLLSRSTSKSRAAFPPPDIDQEEERLALSAFATFDRVEFTRRTGYRIREEDFFLQAVIHRSYLQLCPPGQLQSNERMEFLGDAVLNLVVAEYLYHSFPEAEEGELSKLRSRLVSRAALGECARNLQLVDFVLLSPSALQSIEDGSDSILVDAVEAFVAAIYLDGGYDAARAFINEHLLKTLSNSRMVRDENYKSRLLEYAQGRGMGTPRYVTIDESGPDHNPVFTVEVQVGGVPAGTGKGGNKKTAEQNAASRALAFLQQKGSGSDS encoded by the coding sequence ATGCTTCGAATTTTTCGTTCGCTTCTCTCACGTAGCACCTCGAAATCCCGCGCTGCATTCCCTCCTCCTGATATTGATCAGGAGGAGGAGCGCCTTGCTCTCTCGGCGTTTGCAACATTTGACCGCGTGGAATTCACCCGCCGCACCGGATACCGCATCCGGGAAGAAGATTTTTTCCTCCAGGCAGTTATTCACCGCTCTTACCTGCAACTGTGTCCCCCGGGACAGCTGCAGTCGAACGAGCGTATGGAGTTTCTGGGGGATGCCGTATTGAACCTCGTCGTCGCGGAATACCTTTATCACAGCTTTCCCGAAGCCGAAGAGGGCGAACTCTCGAAGCTGCGATCCAGGCTCGTCAGCCGCGCAGCACTCGGGGAATGCGCCCGCAACCTCCAGCTCGTAGATTTTGTGCTGCTCAGTCCGAGCGCATTGCAGTCTATCGAAGACGGCAGCGACTCCATTCTTGTGGATGCCGTCGAAGCGTTCGTGGCTGCGATTTACCTCGATGGCGGCTACGATGCCGCACGGGCTTTCATTAACGAACATCTGCTCAAGACCCTGAGCAACAGCCGGATGGTACGCGATGAAAATTATAAGAGCCGGCTGCTCGAGTATGCCCAGGGACGGGGAATGGGCACGCCCCGATATGTGACCATTGACGAATCCGGGCCCGATCACAACCCTGTCTTCACTGTTGAAGTACAGGTCGGCGGCGTTCCCGCCGGCACGGGAAAGGGGGGAAATAAAAAGACCGCGGAACAGAACGCGGCTTCCCGTGCGTTGGCATTCCTACAGCAGAAAGGGAGCGGCTCAGACTCCTGA
- the fabF gene encoding beta-ketoacyl-ACP synthase II, which translates to MKKRRVVVTGMGTVNPIGLTVQEFWNNALAGVSGAEMITAFDASEYRTHFAAEVRGFDAEKYMDRKAAKRMDKFTHYAVAAANMAIEHAGLNPDSTDYERVGVIIGSGIGGMWTNWEQQNILIEEKSPRRISPFFVPMLISDIAAGHVSIMHGLKGPNYATTSACATSAHALGDALMLIERGDADVMVTGGAESAVCPMGLGGFNAARALSTRNDDPKAASRPFDKDRDGFVMGDGGAIVVLEEREHAIRRGATIYAEFAGMGFTADAYHITEPAPGGEGIVRSMRAAMRDAGVEPEEIGLISAHGTSTPYNDKNETAAIKTVFGDHAQKLKINSLKSMTGHLLGAAGALEAIATVMMLHTGKLHPTINYTTPDPECDLDYVPNTAIEHPVQVALSNSLGFGGHNVSLLFRKP; encoded by the coding sequence ATGAAAAAACGACGAGTCGTCGTGACCGGCATGGGCACCGTGAACCCTATCGGGTTGACTGTGCAGGAATTCTGGAATAACGCGCTCGCCGGGGTCAGTGGCGCCGAAATGATCACTGCGTTTGACGCATCGGAATACCGCACCCATTTTGCCGCCGAGGTGCGCGGTTTCGACGCTGAAAAATACATGGACCGCAAAGCGGCCAAGCGCATGGACAAGTTCACGCACTACGCGGTAGCAGCCGCCAACATGGCCATCGAGCATGCCGGGCTCAATCCTGATTCCACCGATTACGAACGTGTCGGTGTCATCATCGGCTCCGGTATCGGCGGTATGTGGACGAACTGGGAACAACAGAACATCCTGATCGAGGAAAAATCCCCTCGCAGGATCAGTCCCTTTTTCGTTCCCATGCTGATTTCCGACATTGCTGCGGGCCATGTTTCCATCATGCATGGTTTGAAAGGCCCGAACTATGCCACGACCTCCGCCTGTGCCACCTCGGCGCATGCCCTCGGTGACGCATTGATGCTCATCGAACGCGGAGATGCCGATGTCATGGTTACCGGAGGTGCCGAATCGGCCGTGTGTCCCATGGGACTCGGTGGCTTCAATGCCGCGCGCGCACTGTCCACCCGCAACGACGATCCCAAGGCAGCCAGTCGTCCGTTTGATAAGGATCGCGACGGCTTTGTCATGGGTGACGGTGGTGCCATCGTCGTTCTTGAAGAACGGGAGCACGCCATCCGCCGTGGTGCAACGATTTATGCGGAATTCGCCGGCATGGGCTTCACCGCTGACGCCTATCACATCACCGAACCCGCCCCGGGTGGTGAGGGCATCGTACGCTCGATGCGCGCTGCCATGCGCGACGCAGGCGTCGAACCTGAAGAAATCGGGCTCATCAGCGCACACGGCACATCCACCCCTTACAACGACAAAAACGAGACCGCCGCAATCAAGACTGTTTTCGGCGATCACGCACAGAAGCTGAAGATCAACTCGCTCAAGTCGATGACCGGCCACCTGCTGGGCGCGGCCGGAGCGCTGGAAGCAATTGCCACGGTGATGATGCTGCATACCGGAAAACTGCATCCCACCATTAATTATACCACTCCTGATCCCGAGTGCGACCTCGATTACGTCCCCAATACCGCTATCGAGCACCCGGTTCAGGTCGCCCTGTCCAATTCCCTCGGCTTCGGCGGCCACAATGTCTCGCTGTTGTTCCGAAAGCCATAG
- a CDS encoding acyl carrier protein — MSEDITQKVKQIIVNKLGVEESQITEAASFTNDLGADSLDTVELVMEFEKEFDLTIADEDAEKITTVGDAVSYITENLNK, encoded by the coding sequence ATGTCTGAAGACATCACCCAGAAAGTCAAGCAAATCATCGTCAACAAGCTCGGTGTGGAAGAAAGCCAGATCACCGAAGCCGCTTCCTTCACCAACGATCTCGGCGCCGATTCCCTCGACACCGTTGAGCTCGTCATGGAATTCGAAAAGGAATTCGATCTCACGATCGCCGATGAAGACGCTGAGAAGATCACGACTGTTGGCGATGCTGTTTCGTACATCACCGAGAACCTGAACAAGTAA